The genome window CCGTTTGCATCTGCGTGATGTCAGTCACAAAGAACGTCAGCTTGACTACATCGTCAAAGCTCGCTTCCGCTGCAGTCAATGCTGCCTTCACATTTTCAAAGACTTGCTTCGTTTGGGCGGCTAGGTCACCTTCTCCCACGATTCTCCCTTCGCGATCCAAAGGCACCTGTCCCGAAATATAGATCGTTCTGCCGCCAATCGCTTCTACT of Brevibacillus choshinensis contains these proteins:
- a CDS encoding RidA family protein, with product MSNEKQVTVIHPETMPKGFGYSHVVEAIGGRTIYISGQVPLDREGRIVGEGDLAAQTKQVFENVKAALTAAEASFDDVVKLTFFVTDITQMQTVREIRDAYVNTENPPASSAVEVRKLIKEEFFIEIEAIAVANAR